In Candidatus Angelobacter sp., the genomic stretch GCAGGCCGCGATCGAAACCGGCCTCGATGACGGCATGCAGAATTTCAACCAGGCGCTCTACAATCTGGTCAAAGAACGAAAGATCAGTGAAAAGGAGGCGCTGGCGAAGGCGTCGAATCCGCAGACCCTCGAGATGAATTTCAAAGGCATCTTCCTCGACGAGGCGCGAAGGATCCTGACCTGATCACCACGGCGGGGCGACATAAAGCTCACCGCCTTCCAGGTGTTTGACGATCATCTCCACGGTGCGCTCAATCGCACCGCGGTTTTCTTGGACCACTTTCAACGCGTTCCTGCCCAGCGTAACGCGCCGGTGTTCATCTCCGATCAAATCTTCAAGCGCCTTCTCCAGTTCCACCTCGTCGCGCACTTGCACCGCCCCGTCCCCCTTCAGAAAGGACTCAACGATCGCCGTGAAGTTTTGCATGTTCGGGCCAAACACCACGGGTTTGCCGAAAGCCGCCGGTTCGATGGGATTCTGGCCGCCCGTGCCACACAGACTTTTGCCCACAAAAATCAACGTGGCATGCTCGTAAAAAAAGCGCAGCTCACCAGTGGTATTGACCAACAGGCACTCAACGTCACCGGGCCTGAGTTGGGTCGCTGCGGTTATTTCACTGCGATAGACAAACTTCACACCGCGGGCCTGCAACTGCTCGCCGACCTCCTTGCCTCGTTCGAAATGCCGCGGCACAAGAACCAAAAACAGATCCGGAAAACACCGCCGCAGACGGAGGAACTGGTCCGCCAGAGTGGCTTCTTCTCCCGCGTGCGTGCTGCCGGCGACCAGCAGTCGCGCCCTTTCGGGGACACCGAGCTGGCGCAGCATGATGGGAACGTCCAACAACCGGAGCTCGTCCAGTCTGGC encodes the following:
- a CDS encoding 3-deoxy-D-manno-octulosonic acid transferase, whose protein sequence is MRSLYNILFSVFFALSAPYYFLKMWRRGNWRQGFRQRFGRYDAKFKQALTNRHVLWMHAVSVGEVNVCTQLIRALEPRVPNLKIVVSTTTSTGMGELQRKLPSHIGKIYYPIDRKKCVYRALSTIHPEAVVLVEAEIWPNFIWRLRDKKIPLFLTNARLSDRSYRGYKRFGILFRPLFASFAGVGAQNDADAARLRELGCRPEAVRVVGSLKFDAARLDELRLLDVPIMLRQLGVPERARLLVAGSTHAGEEATLADQFLRLRRCFPDLFLVLVPRHFERGKEVGEQLQARGVKFVYRSEITAATQLRPGDVECLLVNTTGELRFFYEHATLIFVGKSLCGTGGQNPIEPAAFGKPVVFGPNMQNFTAIVESFLKGDGAVQVRDEVELEKALEDLIGDEHRRVTLGRNALKVVQENRGAIERTVEMIVKHLEGGELYVAPPW